A region of the Leptospira noumeaensis genome:
CGTATCCGTTGTGTTTCCGATTTTTAAGGTTTGGCGAAAAAACGAATCGATAAAAAAATAGGACTCTCTAGTCTATATGTTAAGAACTTTTCCTTTTCTCCTTCTATTTTTTCTTTTTCATTGCACCACCATTGGATTTCATCAAAAAGATACCCGAGAAAAAATTTCCTTTGGCCAAGAATCCAAATTCAGAGTTTGCCTACTTTCTGAACCAGATATCACGAAAAAAGAAATTGCTGATTTATTTACTGCGTGGAACGAAGAGTTGTCTTTGTACCAACTAAAAGCGGAACCTATCCATTTAGGTGTTATGGATAGGCCAGGATTTTGGGGAGCTGATATCTTGGGATACCTAATGTCGACTCCCCTAACAAAAGATTGTGACAGACTTGTTTATTTCAAAGGTAGAACTTGGGGGGATATGGCTTTCGAAGTTTTGACTCTTGGCATTTTTGCTGGTGTAGGAATCAAACTAGAAATCCAAGGGGCTGTGGAAGGCCAGTCCAATACAAGAGGGTATATCAAGGCAAAATACCAATCGACCATTCAACTTTTATTCACAAGCCCCAAATCCACACTGATCCATGAAGGTTACCACTTACTTGGCTGTGGCCACCAACTTTTTATGAAAGATTGTTATGAAAAAATTCGGGATGTAAAACTCCTTCTCGCTGATCCAGAAAGAGATCCTAACTTTTTTCCAAACCTAACAACCTCCGGAAAAAAAATATTAAATCGGTCGCAAGTTCTCATCTATTCTAACATCGATTAAATTTCAGTGATAAGGCAAGTTTTTTGTCGATTCGCCTTCTTTTGCATCCAGACCGATGGCAAAAATGCATAGAAAAACAAAATTAAAGAGGACATTCATCTTTAGAACCTTTTGCACAATCGTTCAGCAAAGTGGCGGAACGGAACATAGTCAACTGCGTTAAAAATAAATCCAAGTTTTTACTACGGACTCATCCGCAAGATTTGGAAATATCTTTCTCGCTTGATTCTGCACTCCCCTTTCTTATACCAGGTTAACTTTAGTATTTATGAATCGATTATTGATTTTCTGGTTTGTATTTTTATTTATCCTATCTTGCGCAAAACCGAATACAGGCAATGCTTGCGACTTCGAAGATTCAATCTTCCTACCCAACCTTTTTTACAGGCTCATCTCTAAAGACAAAAGTAACCAATGTGGATACAATCTGTCTGAAAAGGTACCTGCTTGTAATCTCTCCTACGAAGAAACTCATTTAGCTGAAAATTGGCCCCAAGTGAAGACAGAAGTGGAATCACAATTTGCCCTGGGATCAGAGGGATCTGAATCTTTATCGCAATATAGACCGGAAACAGTTCTCACTGTCATCGGTGGCAACGAAACCACTGCCTTTCAAGGAGCCCTCAATGCACCAAATGGAGAAATTTATTTTCTACCATATGATTCCACAATGTTTTTATCTGTTAACCCCATAACAAAAACTTTCGTGAATGCAGGAACCGCTCCAGGTGGAGTTGCCTCCATCGGAGGGGCCCTTGGACCAGCAGGAAAAATTTATTTTTCTCCACACTTATCCAGCGATTTCCTTACCATTGATACAACAAATGTGAACCAACAAAAAGTTGTGGCGACTCAGACTATGGGTTCGGCCGCTTATAACGGGGCAATATACGCACCTAACGGTAAAATTTATTTTGTACCAAGTAGCCAAACCATCATTCGTTATTATGATACAATTAACGAAACAGTTGGTACGGTAGCAACGCCAACTTCGGGAGGATTTTCTAATGGCGTAATCACTCCCGATGGTAAAATTTATTTCATCCCCTTCACATCAACTACTATGTATATTTTGGACACTAATAACGATTCGGTGACATCTCACCCATATGTGTTCTCAGGATCCAATAAATACATCTCAGGAATCCTCACGCCCAATGGTAGAATCTATATGATTCCTTTTGAAAATATACCAGTGATTTATCTAGAGTTAGCCACTCAAAATATTGTTCCAGTCGGGAACATTCCCTCTGCCGGAAGTGCAATGTTCAATGGGGCAGTTCTTGCGCCCAATGGAAAGATCTACCCTGTTCCATTTGCTTATAACAACTTTATCTCGATTGATACAAAAGATAATACCATAGCCACCCTGTTTCCGAATCCCAGTGGCACTTCTGCTTACCGGGGAGGAGCACTCAGTGCGGATGGAGATATCTACTTGGCGCCTCATGGAGCGAATCGATTTGATCTGATTCGAACCAATTCGAAAGGAAAGTTCTGTGATTCCCTCCGCCTTTCTCCTTATTGGAACAAACTTTAATCAAAAAAAGAATGACATAATTTCGGAAATTGGTGCGTCAGATGGGTGGTAAGGGTAGTTTTCCTTGCAAAAGATAGAACCCCTATGTTTTCTCTAAAAAATAACCTTCCGACTACCTTTGTTCTATTTGCAAACAGCCTCCCCCATGCGGTTTTTGTTTTTGAGTCACCAACCGCAGAACTCTCGTTAGAAAGTCATCTGATCTATACAAACGCCAATGCACATTCTATTTTAGATCTAAAACCAAATCATAAAAATACACAAACGATCTTAGATCTATTTCCAAGATTCCAATCAGATGGATTTTTTTCTCAGATCCTTCACTCGTTGGAAGAAGGAAAACCATCTAGGATAGTCATCAGTCACCAAGAACTTTTTCAGAAAGATACGAGTAATAAAAAAATCTATTCCTTACAAACAGCGATTCTTACGGCCAACCAGTTTTCTTTCCTATTGGAAGATATCACTGAAACTGTGGAGGCGATGGAGAATACAGATAAGATGTTACATTTTACTGGGATCCAAAATAGTCGTTTGCAGAATTTTGCTTATATCATCTCACATAATGTCAGACAACACTCGGCTAATTTTAAATCCCTCATTGGTTTGTTAGAGGAGAATCTCACGGCAGAGGAGAAAAAAAGTATCATGGAAATGTTACATACTTCTGCGGACAAATTGAATGAAACCATCATCCATCTAAATGATATTGTATCCATTGGACAAATGTTAAACAAACCAACGGAAGTTTGTTCTTTGGAAAAAGAAATTCAGAAAACCTTAAACATCCTCAAAGGATCACTTGAGTCCAGAAAAATCCAAATCATCCTCGAATTGGAATCCAATTTAAATCTTAGAATCATCCCGGTATATTTAGAAAGTATCCTTCTAAACTTAATTTCTAATGCTGTTAAGTACATAAGGTTGAAAGAAGGAGCTTTCCTTCGGATCATCGCTTTTAAGAAAGAAAACCAAGTTCATCTCGTCTTTGAAGACAATGGACTCGGAATCAATTTAGAGAAACACGGAGACAAAATCTTTGGTATGTTCAAAACCTTTCATAAAAATGAAGATGCTCGGGGGATAGGACTCTTTATTACAAAATCCCAGGTGGAGGTTCTCGGCGGAACCATCACAGTGGAAAGTTTGGAAGGAAAAGGTTCCACGTTCACCGTGATACTCCCAGACTCTCCAGATGAATCCCTCTATATCTAGTTCCCCATTGTACTATTTTTATACAACTCGAGGTAACTCCTTACCCAAAGTTTGGATGGTAAGATCTCCCCATTCTGTCTTGACAATCTCACCCAACACACGAGCCTTACCCTAGTGATCCGTCGGCAAAACCTTCGGACGTACCAATGACATAAGGAAATCCATGAAAGTCCACGAATACCAGGCCAAAGAAATCCTACGTAGACACAATGCCAACGTTCCCTTCGGAAAGGTCATCGACACAGTCGGTGATTTCGAAAAGGCATACAGCGAAGTTGTCCAAAAATCACCCGTAGTGGTGGTGAAAGCCCAAATCCACGCTGGTGGACGAGGAAAAGGTGGCGGTGTCAAGGTTGCCAAAACCAAAGAAGACGCTAAAGCCGCTGCTGAGAGAATTCTCGGGATGCAACTCATCACCCCTCAAACCGGTGAAGAAGGAAAAAAAGTTCTAAAAATCTATTTGGAACAAGGTCTTGAAATCGCAAAAGAATACTACCTTTCCATCCTACTCGATCGTGCTTTCCGCAAAACCATCATTATGGCTTCTACCGAAGGTGGAATGGAAATCGAGGAAGTTGCAGAAACTCATCCAGAAAAAATCATCAAAATCCAAATTGATCCAGGAATCGGAATCCAAGGTTCTCAAATCCGTGAACTCGCATTTGCTTTAGGAATCCCAGCGGAGGCTCAAAAGTCCTTCTCTGCTCTTGTAAACTCAATTTACAACGCATACATCAAAGAAGATGCAGCGCTATTGGAAATCAACCCCCTCATCCTAACAAAACAAAACGAAATCGTTGCCGGTGACTGCAAGATGGACTTGGATGAAAACGCACTCTATCGCCACCCTGAAAACGAAGCTCTTCGTGATATCTCCGAAGAAGATCCATATGAAGTAAAAGCAAAAGAATACAACCTCAACTACGTAAAGTTAGATGGTAACATTGGTTGTATGGTAAATGGTGCAGGTCTTGCTATGGCAACTATGGACATCGTAAAGTTAGCTGGTGCTGAACCTGCAAACTTTTTGGACGTCGGAGGTGGAGCAAACCCTACTACTGTAGAAAACGGTTTCCGTCTTATCCTTTCTGATCCAAACGTAAAAGGTATCTTTGTAAACGTATTCGGTGGTATCGTTCGTTGTGACCGAGTGGCTCTTGGAATTATAGAAGCTACAAAAAAGGTAAATGTATCGGTTCCAGTAGTGGTTCGATTGAAAGGAACCAATGCGGAAGAAGGAAAAAAAATCCTGAACGAATCCGGTATGAACATTGTGGGAGTGGAAGGACTCCGTGAAGCGGCAGACAAAATCGTCTCCCTAATCAAAAAATAGGAACTATAAAACATGACTGTATTAGTTGACGCAAACACAAGAGTAGTCGTCCAAGGGATCACCGGTAAGGAAGGATCCTTTCATGCGACTCAAATGTTAGAATATGGTACAAAAGTGGTTGCAGGGGTCACTCCAGGCAAAGGCGGACAAACCTGGACTTCCGAAACTGGAAAAACAGCTCCCGTTCGTAACACCATTAAAGAAGCGATGATCCAAGATGGTGCAAACGCTGCGATTATCTTTGTTCCACCTCCATTCGCAGCGGATGCGATTTTAGAAGGAATCTTTGCTGAGATCCCACTTGTGGTTTGTATCACAGAGGGAATCCCGACTCACGATATGCTAAAAGTATATAGCGTACTTCGTAATTCCAAAACCAAACTGGTTGGACCAAACTGCCCTGGGGTCATCAACCCTCTTCATAAAGTGAAAATGGGAATTATGCCAGGTTTCATCCACACTCCAGGAAAGATCGGGATCGTTTCTCGTTCTGGAACTTTGACTTATGAATCCGTTGCTTCCTTAACTGCGGCTGGTCTTGGCCAGTCCACTTGTATCGGAATCGGGGGAGACCCAGTACCAGGAATGAACCATACAGAAGCGGTTCGTCTCCTCAACGAAGATCCAGATACAGAGGGAATCGTAATGATTGGTGAGATCGGTGGAACTTCGGAAGAAGAAGCTGCTGCTTACATCAAAGCTCACGTGAAAAAACCAGTGGTTGGTTTCATTGCAGGCCAAACAGCTCCTCCAGGAAAACGTATGGGCCATGCCGGTGCGATCATTTCAGGTGGAATGGGAACTGCCACTTCTAAAATTGCGGCAATGCAAGACGCTGGTGTCAGCATCTGCGCGCACATTGGTGAAGTTGGCGATAAAATGAAGGCAGCCCTTAAAAAATAAGGGTTTGCCTCAAAAAAAAAACAGCTATTCAAGGGGAATGGGGAGTCTGAATTAAGAGTATGGAACAACGTTCATGGGTTTCAAGTACATTGATTCTCCTCGTTTCCGTGGGCCTTTTGGCTGCGGAATCTGGAGATAAGGGATTTACACTTAGCTTACAAGACGCAGTCAAGTATGCCATAGAAAACAACCGCGAGGTCATGCAGGCCCGTTTAGAGTTAGCAAAAGCTGACTCCAACCTCATGAAGTTTGAGGGAAAGTATTCTTGGCGCGCTCTTTCTAAAGCGGAATTGGATGAAAAAAAATTCCCTTTCAACCAAAACAATATCTTTACGGGAACAAAAACCCAAACCACCACTTATAGTGCTGGACTCGAAAAACTATTCACAACAGGAACTTACTTCAAACTAGAAGCCAAGTCGCAACGTTTTGACTCAAACGCTTTTGAAGATCCAAACAAAACTCCTGCGGGATTTACTGCTCTTGGACTTCCACCGTTATACACTGATACCCTTTCTGTCACCATTGCACAGGATTTACTAAAAAATGCTTTTGGTGCTAACGAAAGGAATATGGAAAAAATCCTAGAAAACCAAACAGAGATCATGCGCGAGCAAATGGAAGACCAAGTCGCAAACAAAGTGGTAGCCACTCTTGTTGACTATTGGAACTACTCTGTAAAGGAATCAGGATACCAAACCTTCGAACAACTTTTAAAAAATACAAAAACCGTTCGTGACTTAACCATTCGGAAACAAGGACTCGGACTTTCTGAAAGTTTCGAAGTCAACCAGTGGAATGCCCTCCTCTCTCAAGTGGAAGGACAGATGGCACAGGCTGTTGCTGAAAAAGAAGAAGCACGAAGAAAACTGATTCGTTCTTTGAACCTTCCCGAAGATACTGTTTTCCAAAAAACAACTCCACTTTCGGAAACTCTTCCAACAAAGCTGGATTACGCAGCAGATATCGATTACGCATACAAACATAGAGCCGATTTCAAAGCCATTGTTCGCAAAAAAGAAAATGCAGAACTCTCTATGAAAACTGCAAAAAACGAAGCGCTTCCTAGTTTGAAAGCAGCGGGAACTTACGGATACCAAGCACAAAATTTGGTTAGCCCACAAAACAATTATACTGACAAGGGAGCAGGTGTGTTTTCATACCAATACCCTGTGATGCAAGGGTCTTTAGATCTAAGTTATCCAATTATGGACAAAGGTGTGAAGGCTGGAATTCGAGATGCAGAAATCCAAAAACGCCAGGTATCTTTGGAAGAAGCAGACCTGACAAAGGCAGTTTCTGATGATGTCAAAACAAGAATCGATATTTTAAAAGCATCTTTCCAAGTGATGGAAAATGCAAAACGCACAGAAGAAGAATCTAAAAAATACTACAACGGTGTTTTGCGTTCTTTCCAACAAGGAAGGTTCAATGCATTGGCAGTTAAAAATGCTTTAGACACTCATGTGCAAGACCAGTTGTCCCTAGTTCGAGCAAAAGTTGACTACAATATCAATTTACATCGCTACTATGTTGCTAAAAATGCATTGTTTGAAGAATACGGAGTGGAAAGATCCAAACTCCTACCTGAAAATCTTTAATTAAAGAAACGGGAGAATCATTTGATTAGATCCCGTGTGTTTTTTGCCCTTGCTCTTCTTTTTTCATTCATAGTCATTGTTACCTATGCCTTTGTTGACTTTCGAGAAAGAGAAGACAAGGCGTATGACCTTTATCAATCGGAATCCTACCTCAAAGTTCTAAAACTCTACTCCGATACAGAAATTCCTTCCAGTGAATTAGAACTTACCATTCTATCCCAAACCATTTCCCAGTTAGAAAAAAAACTAAACGAAAAAGGTTCACCAAAAGATCTTATTTCTTTTTTCAAAAAAAGTTCCTTAACCAAACTCATCGAATGGGAAACCACCAGAGGAACCTATTACCATATTGAAGACCCATATTTTTCGCATTTGAAAAAACATGGAGATGGATACAAAAGGGCCCTCATCACTAAAATTGGAACTTTATCCAAACCCATTCCGAAATCGGAAGTCACCCACCTCCTCCTCTTACTCATCTTAGAAGACCCACGAGGTATGGAGGAGAGTTTCAGTCGGTCACTGGCAAACCTACTCAGTTTTCCTTTTGAACCAATCGGTGAAATCGAATCGGAATTTTTACTCCAGAGTTTACACTTCTTAGCCAATACACCGAATACCCTTCTCTCCCACCAAACAGCTACCATACGAGGAAAAAATGTAAACCTCCGGAGTGGCCCTGGACGTGAAAATGCAGAAGTGGGAAAAATCAGCGAACCCGAACTTAGTTTTTGTTTAGAAGAAGATGCCGGCACAGAAACCATCGCTGGCCATAACGGTCATTGGAAACGTTGTTACTTTCCTAACTTACAAAAATCAGCTTGGATCTTTTCTGGATTTTTAACAGAAGTGCCACCAAATCCAAACATCGTTGCCGAATTTGAAAAACGTTTTAAGGCTGTAGACAATGAGGTGCGAATCGATTTCGAAGGTTGGAACGGGAACCAAATCCCATCCACTTTTTTTGGGACTTACATTCCTAGAGAATCTGTCAGGGTTTCAGGAGAAACAGGATTTCCCATCTATGGAAAATCAAAAGGATCCAAAGGCACCGAACGGATTTGTAAAAAACTATCAGGTGATAAAAACTATTTTGAGTTTTCGTTTAGCCCTACAGACTCCGAAGTTCCTATCAGCTTTTTAGAACTCCATTTAAACTATGACAACCGAGAACACCTTGCCTATTCCATCTCCCTGGATAAAGAATCCATTTGGGTAAATAAAAATCGATATGTCCTCGACGGCGAAAAAAGAAGAGAAAATCTGTCCTTACACATTGAATCCCGAGACGGGGACAAATGGAACGCAAGCCTCTGGAGGCGAAATACAGGACTCATTCAGTCCATTCGTTCCTTCCCTATGGATGAATCAGCCTTGGTGTCTGGCCGGTATTCCTGGGAAATTTGTCTCCCACTGACAAAGGAACCAAATCGGGAACAAGTGTTACTCTTTGAAATTAGAACGGGAATCCATTAGAGGGGGAAAATTTATGGCTACCTACGATTACCATTGTCATACATGTGGAAAAGACTTTGAACACGTTCAATCAATGAAAGATGATGCACTGACCCTGTGCCTCTGTGGAAAAAATGGATCTGTCGAACGCCGCATTTCCGCTAGTGCCGGAATCATCTTTAAAGGATCTGGATTTTATGTTACCGATTATAAAAAAGACAGTTCCACGCCATCTTCCGGCAGTACGGATTCTGGATCTAAATAAGGTTTTTCTTTGGCAACCAAAGGCCGATTAGCCATTATTGCTGGTGGTGGTGAACTACCTCATATCGGAATGTCAGAAGCCTTGGCAGCAGGTGAGGATCCTCTATTTCTTGGCCTCATCGAATCTGATTTCGTCCCACGAGAACACAGTGCACGGACAATTCCTGTGCACATCACCCAAGTCGGTAAAATACTTAAAACCATCCAAAAAGAAAAAATCTCAAGGATATTAATGCTTGGAAAAGTTCGTAAAGATCTTCTTTTCCAAAAACTCAAATTTGATTTAAAAGCACTCTCCATCCTTGCTCGCACCATCAATCGCAATGACTATCCCATTTTCCTAGCCATTGCTGATGAGTTCGAAGCCATGGGTGTCAAAGTCATCTCCCAAAAGATCTACTTACAATCCCTCCTACTTCCCGAAGGAAGATACACTCCCAAAAAGTTTAGTTCCCAAGAAATAAAGGACATCGACTTTGGAATGTTTTACGCAGAAAAAATGGCCGATTTAGACATCGGGCAAATGGTTGTGGTTTGTGATGAATCCGTCATTGCAGTAGAAGCTGTAGAAGGGACCGATGAAACCATCAAACGTGGCGGCCAATATACGAAAAAAAAGGGAGATGCGGTTGTCTGTAAAAGTCCAAAAGCCAAACAAGATGACCGTTTTGACTTACCTACAATTGGAATCCATACCTTCCAAATGATGCTCGAAAGTGGTTGTAAAACACTTTGTATACGAGAAGGAGAAACTTTAGTAGTGGATCCAAAAACGGCGATTGAATTTGCCACCAAACACAAATTAAACTTCTGTGTCTTAGGAAAAAGTGGAAGTAAGGTTCTCAATGGTAACCAAAAAAAAATCCCATAGTCAAGAGTCAGACAAAAACATTCTAGTCATTGCCGGTGAACATTCCGGCGATTTACTCGGAGCCGATTTATTACAAGAATTGTCCATCCTGGAACCAGAATACAAATTCTATGGAATTGGTGGGGAAGGAATGATCGGACAGGGCCTTGAATCTATGGAAGAACTGGAACACTTAAGTGTCATTGGATTCTCTGAAGCTCTAAAAAAATATAGTTTCTTAAAAAAGATTTTTTACCGCGTTCTTGATGAAACCGCTCAAAGGCCTACGAAACTTGCCATTCTAATTGATTATCCTGGATTTAATCTTCGTTTGGCGAAGGAATTAAAACTTCGAGGAATCCCTACGGTGTTTTATGTATCTCCACAGATTTGGGCTTGGAAGTTCAATCGAATTTATTTTATCAAAGAACAGATTGCACTCATGCTCACCCTCTTCCGATTTGAAGAAGAGATTTATACAGAATACGGCGTGAATGCTAAATTTGTGGGCCATCCCATCACCAAACGAATTCCTGAAAAATTAAAAAAGGAACCGGTGATCACTGAAAAACTTCCCGACTCGCACCATGGATACACTGTGGGACTCCTACCTGGTTCTAGAAAAGGAGAAATTCGTAGGCTGATTGATCCCATCCTCGGAACGGCTACCCTTCTTCACGAAAAGTGCAAATTGGAAAAAAAGAAAGTGGTATTTCTACTTCCAAATATCAATGCCAAAGAAGAACCTTTTATTTTAGAAAAAATAGAAGCCCTAAAACAAACCCATCCCGACATCCAAATTCATTATTTATGGAATGCATCTCTTCGAGTGAT
Encoded here:
- a CDS encoding sensor histidine kinase, giving the protein MFSLKNNLPTTFVLFANSLPHAVFVFESPTAELSLESHLIYTNANAHSILDLKPNHKNTQTILDLFPRFQSDGFFSQILHSLEEGKPSRIVISHQELFQKDTSNKKIYSLQTAILTANQFSFLLEDITETVEAMENTDKMLHFTGIQNSRLQNFAYIISHNVRQHSANFKSLIGLLEENLTAEEKKSIMEMLHTSADKLNETIIHLNDIVSIGQMLNKPTEVCSLEKEIQKTLNILKGSLESRKIQIILELESNLNLRIIPVYLESILLNLISNAVKYIRLKEGAFLRIIAFKKENQVHLVFEDNGLGINLEKHGDKIFGMFKTFHKNEDARGIGLFITKSQVEVLGGTITVESLEGKGSTFTVILPDSPDESLYI
- the sucC gene encoding ADP-forming succinate--CoA ligase subunit beta codes for the protein MKVHEYQAKEILRRHNANVPFGKVIDTVGDFEKAYSEVVQKSPVVVVKAQIHAGGRGKGGGVKVAKTKEDAKAAAERILGMQLITPQTGEEGKKVLKIYLEQGLEIAKEYYLSILLDRAFRKTIIMASTEGGMEIEEVAETHPEKIIKIQIDPGIGIQGSQIRELAFALGIPAEAQKSFSALVNSIYNAYIKEDAALLEINPLILTKQNEIVAGDCKMDLDENALYRHPENEALRDISEEDPYEVKAKEYNLNYVKLDGNIGCMVNGAGLAMATMDIVKLAGAEPANFLDVGGGANPTTVENGFRLILSDPNVKGIFVNVFGGIVRCDRVALGIIEATKKVNVSVPVVVRLKGTNAEEGKKILNESGMNIVGVEGLREAADKIVSLIKK
- the sucD gene encoding succinate--CoA ligase subunit alpha; the encoded protein is MTVLVDANTRVVVQGITGKEGSFHATQMLEYGTKVVAGVTPGKGGQTWTSETGKTAPVRNTIKEAMIQDGANAAIIFVPPPFAADAILEGIFAEIPLVVCITEGIPTHDMLKVYSVLRNSKTKLVGPNCPGVINPLHKVKMGIMPGFIHTPGKIGIVSRSGTLTYESVASLTAAGLGQSTCIGIGGDPVPGMNHTEAVRLLNEDPDTEGIVMIGEIGGTSEEEAAAYIKAHVKKPVVGFIAGQTAPPGKRMGHAGAIISGGMGTATSKIAAMQDAGVSICAHIGEVGDKMKAALKK
- a CDS encoding TolC family protein; the protein is MEQRSWVSSTLILLVSVGLLAAESGDKGFTLSLQDAVKYAIENNREVMQARLELAKADSNLMKFEGKYSWRALSKAELDEKKFPFNQNNIFTGTKTQTTTYSAGLEKLFTTGTYFKLEAKSQRFDSNAFEDPNKTPAGFTALGLPPLYTDTLSVTIAQDLLKNAFGANERNMEKILENQTEIMREQMEDQVANKVVATLVDYWNYSVKESGYQTFEQLLKNTKTVRDLTIRKQGLGLSESFEVNQWNALLSQVEGQMAQAVAEKEEARRKLIRSLNLPEDTVFQKTTPLSETLPTKLDYAADIDYAYKHRADFKAIVRKKENAELSMKTAKNEALPSLKAAGTYGYQAQNLVSPQNNYTDKGAGVFSYQYPVMQGSLDLSYPIMDKGVKAGIRDAEIQKRQVSLEEADLTKAVSDDVKTRIDILKASFQVMENAKRTEEESKKYYNGVLRSFQQGRFNALAVKNALDTHVQDQLSLVRAKVDYNINLHRYYVAKNALFEEYGVERSKLLPENL
- a CDS encoding FmdB family zinc ribbon protein, which translates into the protein MATYDYHCHTCGKDFEHVQSMKDDALTLCLCGKNGSVERRISASAGIIFKGSGFYVTDYKKDSSTPSSGSTDSGSK
- a CDS encoding LpxI family protein produces the protein MATKGRLAIIAGGGELPHIGMSEALAAGEDPLFLGLIESDFVPREHSARTIPVHITQVGKILKTIQKEKISRILMLGKVRKDLLFQKLKFDLKALSILARTINRNDYPIFLAIADEFEAMGVKVISQKIYLQSLLLPEGRYTPKKFSSQEIKDIDFGMFYAEKMADLDIGQMVVVCDESVIAVEAVEGTDETIKRGGQYTKKKGDAVVCKSPKAKQDDRFDLPTIGIHTFQMMLESGCKTLCIREGETLVVDPKTAIEFATKHKLNFCVLGKSGSKVLNGNQKKIP
- the lpxB gene encoding lipid-A-disaccharide synthase — its product is MVTKKKSHSQESDKNILVIAGEHSGDLLGADLLQELSILEPEYKFYGIGGEGMIGQGLESMEELEHLSVIGFSEALKKYSFLKKIFYRVLDETAQRPTKLAILIDYPGFNLRLAKELKLRGIPTVFYVSPQIWAWKFNRIYFIKEQIALMLTLFRFEEEIYTEYGVNAKFVGHPITKRIPEKLKKEPVITEKLPDSHHGYTVGLLPGSRKGEIRRLIDPILGTATLLHEKCKLEKKKVVFLLPNINAKEEPFILEKIEALKQTHPDIQIHYLWNASLRVMETSDLLLIASGTATLEGLYFETPMVILYKVSLFTYLLGSLLMRSKFIGLANILSGEEVCREITQNECQPKYIFEEAWKILSNTKLRNKMKGILRDAKERELGTTNASKKAAKEIQSLLRSLPN